The sequence below is a genomic window from bacterium.
GATGGTTTCATCAGCTTAGAAATGATACGCCACGTTCCCCAGCATGGAGAACGGGAACAGGGCGGTGCCGTTGTTCGAGCCGCTGGTGGAATCTATGAGGCCGATCGAGCGGAATATGAACTGCAGTCCCAGCGACCACTTCTCAGTGAGATAGAAGTCGGTGCCCAGCCCTATGTCGGCGCCGACGCCGACTGCCCATGTGCCGTTGTTCTGCGAGCCCTCGGTCACCGCATACACGCCCAGGCCGATGAGTCCGTAGGGATCCCAGCGCGAAGGCTCGGAGAAGAGATAGAACTTGAGATCAAATGTCGGGATGCCCAGAAATTCGATGCCGCCGTCGCCATCGGATATGCCGGTGCCGTCCTGAGTGGTGACGAGCACGCTCACCTGCGTGGAGAACTGCGGCGACCAGCGGTAGTCGAAGAAGAGGTAACCGCCGATGCCCGGATCGAGCTCCGGGCTGGAATCGACCACGTAGACGTTGCCCGCAGGCCCTATGCCCACCGTGAAGTTTCCGGCCGCGTTGCCCTCGGCGCCCGCCGTCTGAGCCGCGACCATGACGGCTGCCGCCAATACGAATGCGAATAGTCTTTTCATCTCTCCCCCTTTAAGCGCGGCCCGATCTATCGGACGCCCGTTATCCTTACCCGCCTGCCTTCCACTGTCAACCTTCCATCCGCATATAGTCCGATGGCCTCTGGGTATATGCGGTGTTCTTCCTTGATGATCCTCTCGCGCAGCGAATCCACCGTGTCATCCTCCTTCACCTCGACCGCGGCCTGCGCGATGATCGGGCCGTGGTCGGTGAGCTCGTCCACGAAGTGCACGGTGCAGCCCGCGATCTTCACGCCGTAGTCCAGCGCCTGCCGTTGTCCGTCGAGGCCGGGGAATGAGGGCAGGAGGGCCGGGTGGATGTTGACGATCTTCATCGAGAAGGCGTCGAGCAGCGTCTTCCCGATTATGCGCATGTAGCCGGCGAGACAGACGAGGGAGACGCCGTGTTCCGCGAGCAGGGAAACGATCCTCTGCTCAAAATCCAGCTTGGATTTGAAATCGCCTCTCTGCACGAGCAGGGCCGGTATCCCGTGTTTCTTCGCGCGCTCCAGCGCCTTGGCGCCGGGCGTGTCGCTGATGACGATCTTCACCTCTGCGTTGATCTTGCCTGATTCGGAGGCGTCGATGATCGACTGCAGGTTGGTCCCGCTGCCTGATGCGAGCACGCCTATTGGGAAGGGGTTTTTTTTCATGGCAGTCTATTCGACGGTGATCCGCGGCTCGTCGCCCTTGCGCTTCACTATCCTGCCGAGCTCGAATGCCGAAAATCCAGCGATGCCGGCGGTCTCGATGACCCCGGAGAGCTGGTCGGCCGGCACCACCATCACCAGCCCCACCCCGCAGTTGAATACCCTGAGCATCTCTTGGTCGTCGACGCCTCCGTTCTGTTGGAAGAAGCGGAAGAGCTCCGGTATGGTCCACGAGGACCTGTCGATCGCGGCGCTGACCCCGGCGGGCAGTATCCTCGGGATGTTGTCCCAGAATCCCCCGCCCGTGATATGGGCGACGCCCTTGATCTCGTGCGAGCGCGCAAGTTGCGTGATGAGCGGGCTGTAGAGGGCGGTGGGTGTGATCAGCGCCTCGCCCAGGGGCTTGTCGATCCCGTCGTATACCTTTTTGAGGTCGAGCTTTGCATCGCGCAATATCTTGCGCACGAGCGAGTAGCCGTTGCTGTGGAAGCCGGTGGACTCAACCCCCACGATCGCGTTTCCGATCCCGATGGCGCTGCCGTCGATGATCTTAGAGCGGTCCACTATGCCGACCGCGAAGCCAGCCAGATCGAAGTCATCCTCGGCGTACATGTCCGGCATCTCGGCGGTCTCTCCGCCGATCAGCGCGCAGCCGGTCTTCTTGCAGGCCTGGGCGATGCCCTTCACGATCTCCGAGTGTTCCTCGGGCTTGAGCTTCGACATGGCGAAGTAGTCCAGGAAGAAGAGCGGCTCGGCGCCGCTGCACGCGATGTCGTTGACGCACATCGCCACCAGGTCGATGCCGATGGTGTCGAACTTTTGCATCTCGATGGCGATGCGCAGCTTCGTGCCTACCCCGTCGGTGCCTGAGACGAGCACGGGGTCCTTCATGTTGAGCTCGCCCAGCGAGTAGAGACCCCCGAAGCCGCCGATGTCCGAGACAACGCCGCGTCTGTGGGTCGACTTGATGTAGGGTTTGATGATCTCCACGAAGCGGTTTCCCGCATCGATGTCCACGCCCGCCTTCTTGTATTGTTGGCTCATAAGATGCCGGCGTTTAACAACGTCGATTGGAAAATGCAAGAAAGCCGTGACCCGCGGCTAGCGATCGGCGACTCGGGAGGGGAACAAACGGCAGTTTCGCTTGACACATGATGAGCTATGCCGTAAATATTCAATAATATTGAGAATTTAGCTCGCCAGGGGTGTCATGCGTCAAACGGGAAGAAGAAAGAAAAGAGCGCAATCCTCGCCGCTGATCCTCGTCTCGAACGACGACGGCGTGCGCGCCGACGGGTTGAGAAGGCTCGCGCGCGCCCTCGGTTCGCTCGGCAGGGTGGTGATCGCGGCGCCCGACAAGGAGCGCAGCGCTTCCAGTCACTCGATCACGCTGCACAGGCCCCTGCGCGTGGAGCGCGTCTCGCGCGACGTCTATTCCGTGGACGGTACGCCCACGGACTGCGTGCTGCTCGCGGTGCACGGGCTTTTGGGCCAGAGGCCTGACCTCATAGTCTCAGGCATCAACCACGGGCCGAACCTGGGCGACGATGTGCACTACTCGGGCACGGTGTCGGTCGCGTTCGAGGGCGGGATACTGGGCATACCCTCGATCTCCGTCTCGAGCATGGGAAAGGGAAAACACCTGGAGACCGCGGCTGCATGCGCGCGCGAAATTGCGCAGGGCGTGCTGCGCGACGGGTTGCCGCGAGGGGTCGTGCTCAACGTGAACGTTCCCGACGTCCCGATCGAATCCATAAAGGGTTTTGCGCTGACCAGGCAGGGCAAGCGGAACTACGGAGGGGTGATCGTGGAGAAGACCGATCCCAGGGGAAAGAAGTACTACTGGATAGGCGGCGACCAGAGCGGCTTCGAGGACGTTCCGCATTCGGACTGCAATGCGGTGCGCAAGGGGTTCGTCTCCATCACGCCGCTTCGAGTCAACCTCACGGGTGGCGCGGAGCTTCGGGCTGTCGAGAAGTTCCCCTTTGCAATGAAATGGAGGCGGAGCTTCGAATGATCGGGCGAAGAAAGGAGCTCAAGGCTCCGGCGAACTCGAAACCGGACCCTTATTCAGTGGCGAGGCGTAGGATGGTGACCGAGCAGCTCATCCCCGGCGGCGTCCGCGATTCGCGCGTGCTAGAGGTCATGGGCAGGGTCAAACGCCACGCGTTCGTGAGTCCGGGCATGGAGGA
It includes:
- the purN gene encoding phosphoribosylglycinamide formyltransferase produces the protein MKKNPFPIGVLASGSGTNLQSIIDASESGKINAEVKIVISDTPGAKALERAKKHGIPALLVQRGDFKSKLDFEQRIVSLLAEHGVSLVCLAGYMRIIGKTLLDAFSMKIVNIHPALLPSFPGLDGQRQALDYGVKIAGCTVHFVDELTDHGPIIAQAAVEVKEDDTVDSLRERIIKEEHRIYPEAIGLYADGRLTVEGRRVRITGVR
- the surE gene encoding 5'/3'-nucleotidase SurE, which produces MRQTGRRKKRAQSSPLILVSNDDGVRADGLRRLARALGSLGRVVIAAPDKERSASSHSITLHRPLRVERVSRDVYSVDGTPTDCVLLAVHGLLGQRPDLIVSGINHGPNLGDDVHYSGTVSVAFEGGILGIPSISVSSMGKGKHLETAAACAREIAQGVLRDGLPRGVVLNVNVPDVPIESIKGFALTRQGKRNYGGVIVEKTDPRGKKYYWIGGDQSGFEDVPHSDCNAVRKGFVSITPLRVNLTGGAELRAVEKFPFAMKWRRSFE
- the purM gene encoding phosphoribosylformylglycinamidine cyclo-ligase translates to MSQQYKKAGVDIDAGNRFVEIIKPYIKSTHRRGVVSDIGGFGGLYSLGELNMKDPVLVSGTDGVGTKLRIAIEMQKFDTIGIDLVAMCVNDIACSGAEPLFFLDYFAMSKLKPEEHSEIVKGIAQACKKTGCALIGGETAEMPDMYAEDDFDLAGFAVGIVDRSKIIDGSAIGIGNAIVGVESTGFHSNGYSLVRKILRDAKLDLKKVYDGIDKPLGEALITPTALYSPLITQLARSHEIKGVAHITGGGFWDNIPRILPAGVSAAIDRSSWTIPELFRFFQQNGGVDDQEMLRVFNCGVGLVMVVPADQLSGVIETAGIAGFSAFELGRIVKRKGDEPRITVE
- a CDS encoding outer membrane beta-barrel protein, whose protein sequence is MKRLFAFVLAAAVMVAAQTAGAEGNAAGNFTVGIGPAGNVYVVDSSPELDPGIGGYLFFDYRWSPQFSTQVSVLVTTQDGTGISDGDGGIEFLGIPTFDLKFYLFSEPSRWDPYGLIGLGVYAVTEGSQNNGTWAVGVGADIGLGTDFYLTEKWSLGLQFIFRSIGLIDSTSGSNNGTALFPFSMLGNVAYHF